In Mus caroli chromosome 9, CAROLI_EIJ_v1.1, whole genome shotgun sequence, a single window of DNA contains:
- the Als2cl gene encoding ALS2 C-terminal-like protein isoform X4, with protein sequence MSSSEEADLLRLEEVFSTTLARTISLILQPLLLADPEPSDPCGKECLRLLQQLHGSAQRLWYVTEQSLLSLRQRLYHPPSKGLETVMLLSNADYVLQAHMEYIKSYTDCVVAQAFQKVSKKRSEFWRSQRKALRQLLSSGSSEGSVGTTMCQALRQPLSQHVQKYVLLLLSLRDTLDENHPAQELVMHAVTLFGNLQSFMGQALDQAVATQALWHSLSSRLRDALCSPAHRLLQDSQDIPVVVTPLRAERVLLFDDSLVLLQGHNIHTFDLKLVWVKPGQDKCVLHILTPEEEISFCTRDPQGQVVWQWKVTQAVCQALCGKKDFPVLGSGRETSVPPECRCVAYTFRREGRLCQATYDGEWCRAKPHGKGTLKWPDGRNHVGTFYQGLEHGFGICLVPQASEDKFDCYKCHWREGRMCEYGICEYGTDEVYKGYFQAGLRHGFGILESVPQAPQPFRYTGHWERGQRSGYGIEDDRDRGERYIGMWQADQRHGPGVVVTQAGVCYQGTFQGDKMAGPGILLCEDDSLYEGTFTRDLTLLGKGKVTFPNGFTLDGSFSSGTDKGLYTQGVLDTAALPPDPSSTRKRQLGLGTFPVESRWQGVYSPFRDFLRLGCPGEQQEALLGFHMQRSRELRKSQEYLCCERTHPEDCVGSMEDTLKELLQHRKPKALQQYLRKALSNSRHPLGQLLRTLMMTFQATYSGIGANKHLQEMAQEEVKQHARELWAAYRGLLKVALQRQGQTLEEENMETRDLQVHGLLLPLILPSFYSELFTLYLLLHEREDGLYSRGITNLSLFPDTKLLEFLDVQKHLWPLKDLKLTSNQRYSLVRDKCFLTATECLQKIITTVHPREKLEILEKTYGEIEATVSRVLGCKYKLPMDDLLPLLIYVVSRARIQHLGAEIHLIRDMMDPVHTGGLHDFLLTALESCYEHIQKEDMRLHHLPGHWDARELW encoded by the exons ATGTCTAGCTCTGAGGAGGCAGACCTGCTCCGGCTGGAGGAGGTCTTCTCAACGACTCTTGCTCGAACCATCAGTCTCATCCTACAGCCTCTGCTCTTAGCTG ACCCGGAGCCCTCAGATCCCTGTGGCAAAGAGTGCCTTCGGCTTCTGCAGCAGCTCCATGGGAGTGCCCAGCGGTTGTGGTATGTGACAGAGCAAAGCCTGCTTTCGCTGCGGCAGAGGCTATACCACCCACCTTCCAAGGGTCTGGAGACCGTGATGTTACTGAGCAATGCTGACTATGTCCTACAAGCCCACATGGA ATACATCAAGTCCTACACTGActgcgtggtggcacaagcctttcaGAAGGTCTCAAAGAAGAGGAG TGAGTTCTGGAGGAGCCAGCGCAAGGCACTGAGGCAGCTACTGtcctctgggagctctgagggctCTGTGGGCACCACAATGTGCCAGGCCCTCCGCCAGCCACTCTCCCAGCACGTGCAGAAATACGTGCTCCTCCTGCTGAGCCTCAGGGACACCCTTGATGAG AACCACCCAGCCCAGGAGCTGGTGATGCATGCTGTCACCCTGTTTGGAAACCTGCAGTCCTTCATGGGACAGGCCTTGGACCAAGCTGTGGCCACACAGGCCCTGTGGCACAGCCTCAGCAGCCGGCTGAGG GATGCGCTCTGCAGTCCTGCGCACCGACTCTTGCAGGATAGCCAGGACATCCCCGTGGTGGTCACTCCACTGCGGGCTGAGCGCGTGCTGCTCTTTGATGACTCGCTTGTCCTGTTGCag GGCCACAATATCCACACGTTTGACCTGAAGTTAGTGTGGGTAAAACCCGGCCAAGACAA GTGTGTGCTTCACATTCTCACGCCTGAAGAAGAGATCTCCTTCTGCACCAGAGACCCCCAGGGCCAG GTTGTCTGGCAGTGGAAGGTGACCCAGGCTGTGTGCCAGGCCCTCTGTGGCAAGAAGGACTTCCCTGTGCTGGGATCAGGCCGGGAGACATCTGTGCCTCCTGAATGTCGCTGTGTGGCCTATACCTTCCGCCGCGAGGGGCGGCTCTGCCAGGCTACCTATGATGGCGAGTGGTGTCGAGCCAAGCCCCATGGCAA GGGAACCCTGAAGTGGCCAGATGGGCGGAACCACGTGGGGACTTTTTACCAGGGCCTGGAGCATGG CTTTGGCATCTGCCTGGTGCCCCAGGCCTCTGAGGACAAGTTTGACTGTTACAAGTGCCACTGGCGGGAAGGCAGGATGTGTGAGTACGGCATCTGTGA GTATGGCACTGACGAGGTGTACAAGGGCTATTTTCAGGCCGGTCTGCGGCACGGGTTTGGCATCCTCGAGAGTGTCCCGCAGGCTCCCCAGCCCTTCAGGTACACGGGCCACTGggagagaggccagaggagtgGCTATGGCATTGAGGACGACAGGGACAG GGGCGAGCGCTACATTGGCATGTGGCAGGCTGACCAGCGTCATGGCCCTGGGGTCGTGGTCACCCAGGCAGGCGTCTGCTATCAGGGCACATTCCAAGGGGACAAGATGGCC ggCCCAGGCATCCTGCTCTGTGAGGACGACTCTTTGTACGAAGGTACTTTTACCAGGGACCTGACGCTCCTAGGGAAG gGCAAAGTCACCTTCCCCAATGGTTTTACCTTGGATGGTTCTTTCAGCAGTGGGACAGATAAAGGACTGTACACACAGGGAGTGCTAGACACGGCTGCCCTCCCACCTGACCCAAGCAGCACACGCAAGAG ACAGCTGGgactgggcaccttccctgtgGAAAGCCGCTGGCAGGGAGTCTACAGCCCCTTCCGGGACTTCTTGCGTTTAGGCTGTCCTGGGGAACAGCAGGAAGCCCTCCTGGGCTTCCACATGCAGCGCTCCAGGGAGCTACGCAAGTCCCAGGAGTACCTGTGTTGTGAGAG GACCCACCCCGAGGACTGTGTGGGCAGCATGGAAGATACCCTGAAGGAGCTGCTGCAGCACCGCAAGCCCAAGGCCCTGCAGCAGTACCTCAGGAAG GCTCTGAGCAATTCCCGACACCCCCTGGGGCAGCTGCTCCGCACCCTGATGATGACCTTCCAGGCCACATATTCAGGCATCGGGGCCAACAAACACTTGCAGGAGATGGCCCAGGAGGAGGTGAAGCAGCATGCCCGGGAGCTTTGGGCTGCCTACAG GGGTCTACTGAAGGTTGCCTTGCAGCGCCAGGGCCAGACCCTGGAGGAGGAGAACATGGAGACCAG GGACCTGCAGGTGCACGGGTTGCTCTTGCCCCTCATCCTGCCCAGCTTCTACTCAGAGCTCTTCACACTGTACCTGCTTCTCCACGAGAGAGAGGATGGGCTGTACAGCAGGGGCATCACCAACCTCAGCCTCTTCCCTGACACCAAGCTGCTGGAGTTCCTGGATGTGCAGAA GCATCTGTGGCCCCTCAAGGACCTCAAACTGACCAGCAATCAG AGATATTCTCTGGTCCGGGACAAGTGTTTCCTGACGGCCACTGAGTGTCTGCAGAAGATCAT CACCACAGTGCACCCTCGGGAGAAGCTGGAGATACTTGAGAAGACCTATGGGGAAATTGAGGCCACGGTGTCACGGGTGCTGGGCTGCAAATACAAACTGCCCATGGATGACCTATTACCGCTGCTTATCTATGTGGTGTCCCGAGCTCG AATTCAGCATCTGGGAGCTGAGATCCACCTGATCCGTGACATGATGGATCCCGTCCACACAGGTGGCCTCCATGACTTCCTGCTGACAGCTTTAGAG TCCTGTTATGAGCACATCCAAAAGGAAGACATGAGGCTGCACCATCTACCCGGGCACTGGGACGCTAGAGAACTCTGGTGA